A genomic segment from Tuwongella immobilis encodes:
- a CDS encoding GDSL-type esterase/lipase family protein produces MSTILAYGDSNTWGYEPGTGNRFPPSIRWPGRLQQLLGDSVRIIEQGLNGRTINQGNANQVPSNGMAYLLPCLMTHAPIDLVVLMLGTNDMGRPQLTAHDIAQDMEQMIQAIQNTNVGHDDQSPAILLLAPPPASVECSLQFAPFVNKARELAECYHSLANRYRIDWLDVGTVIQSSAIDGIHFDAPAHTALATALAPRVRAILDRIASTN; encoded by the coding sequence ATGTCGACCATCCTCGCCTACGGCGATTCCAACACGTGGGGCTACGAACCCGGTACCGGAAACCGATTCCCCCCGTCGATCCGCTGGCCCGGACGGTTGCAACAACTTCTGGGCGATTCCGTTCGCATCATCGAACAAGGACTCAATGGCCGCACCATCAACCAGGGCAACGCCAATCAGGTGCCCAGCAACGGCATGGCGTATTTGCTCCCCTGTTTGATGACGCACGCGCCGATTGATCTGGTGGTGCTCATGCTGGGCACCAACGACATGGGCCGCCCCCAACTGACGGCCCACGACATTGCCCAGGACATGGAGCAGATGATCCAGGCGATTCAGAACACCAACGTCGGCCACGATGACCAGTCACCCGCGATTCTACTGCTGGCTCCGCCGCCTGCATCGGTCGAATGTTCGCTCCAGTTTGCGCCATTTGTCAACAAAGCCCGCGAACTCGCCGAGTGCTACCACTCCCTGGCCAATCGTTACCGAATCGATTGGCTGGATGTCGGTACCGTGATTCAATCCAGCGCCATCGACGGCATCCATTTCGATGCCCCCGCCCATACCGCGCTGGCCACAGCGCTCGCGCCGCGGGTTCGCGCCATCCTCGACCGAATTGCCTCGACTAACTGA
- a CDS encoding SGNH/GDSL hydrolase family protein, producing the protein MRSVLCFGASNTWGYEPGTGRRFSRSVRWPGRLQQALGDSAIVYEEGLNGRTTNRGDANRVPTNGYAYLKPCLLSHAPVDLVIVMLGTNDLAQPRLTAQDIADGMQEIVELLASTAVGQNWQPPAMLVMSPPPLLEHLAELYGPAVARSRELAPLYRYIAGQFGAEFLDAGEFAQPSAIDGVHLDAEGHRALAEAVIPVVQRILARLDAADAAIGSAEKPE; encoded by the coding sequence ATGCGGTCGGTCCTCTGTTTCGGGGCTTCCAACACCTGGGGCTATGAACCCGGTACCGGCCGTCGGTTTTCGCGTTCGGTTCGTTGGCCGGGCCGATTGCAGCAAGCGTTGGGCGACTCCGCGATTGTCTACGAAGAAGGGCTCAACGGCCGCACCACCAATCGGGGCGATGCCAATCGCGTGCCCACGAATGGCTACGCCTATCTGAAGCCGTGTTTGCTGTCGCATGCGCCGGTCGATCTGGTGATTGTCATGCTGGGCACCAACGACTTGGCCCAACCGCGGCTGACCGCGCAAGACATTGCCGATGGCATGCAGGAAATCGTCGAATTACTCGCCAGCACCGCCGTGGGCCAAAACTGGCAGCCACCGGCGATGCTGGTGATGTCGCCGCCGCCGTTATTGGAGCATCTGGCCGAATTGTACGGCCCCGCGGTGGCACGATCCCGCGAATTGGCGCCGCTGTATCGCTACATTGCCGGTCAATTTGGTGCGGAATTCCTGGATGCCGGTGAGTTCGCCCAGCCGAGTGCGATCGATGGCGTGCATCTGGATGCTGAGGGGCACCGAGCGCTGGCGGAGGCGGTGATTCCAGTGGTGCAGCGGATTCTTGCCCGGCTCGATGCCGCCGATGCCGCGATTGGCTCTGCCGAGAAACCCGAGTGA
- a CDS encoding adenylate/guanylate cyclase domain-containing protein, with protein sequence MSDTHRPAFLLDAQRELLANVETATQLLVWIQAESTKADAPVEVQEDLKRIHQAMDALHDRVRQLPTDWDPTGDPEAMRKLASHIRHDLITPVGQWIGFCEWMLEETEPEWLSRLESDLRNLLDAARQVKARIERIMQGRIEATPSLALPPKLPATAAETPRYERPPVAPGRILAVDDNPLNCQVLERFLGRLGHCVVAVESGELALTRVRSEPFDLILLDILMPGLNGFEVLERLKSDPQLRYLPVIMITAIDDLDSVAACIRAGAEDYLPKPFKPDLLEARVGACLEKKRLRDREVDFLLQIQREKDRYNQLLLSMLPEPIVAELKQTETVLPRRYEHVAVLFADIVGFTRYCDRFPPEEVVPLLKNIVAEFERAALSVGVQKIKTVGDAFVAVAGLLAPVRNPVRACVEFGEKMLAIAQQLPPHWQLRIGIHCGSLVAGLLGTRYDLFDVWGDTVNTAARIESNGQPGAIILSKDAWEWIANEADGQPLGSVVLKGKGEFLLMKCDRLHPLPDAPTVRS encoded by the coding sequence ATGAGTGACACGCACCGCCCTGCTTTTTTGCTGGATGCCCAACGGGAACTGCTGGCGAATGTGGAAACCGCCACGCAGTTGCTGGTGTGGATCCAAGCCGAATCGACGAAAGCCGATGCCCCCGTTGAGGTGCAAGAGGATCTGAAGCGCATTCATCAGGCCATGGATGCGCTGCATGATCGCGTTCGCCAATTGCCCACCGATTGGGACCCAACCGGCGATCCCGAAGCAATGCGGAAACTCGCCAGCCACATCCGCCACGATCTCATCACCCCCGTGGGCCAGTGGATCGGCTTTTGCGAATGGATGCTCGAAGAAACCGAACCGGAATGGCTCAGCCGCTTGGAAAGCGACCTGCGCAATTTGCTAGACGCGGCTCGGCAGGTGAAAGCGCGAATCGAACGGATCATGCAAGGCCGCATCGAGGCGACCCCGTCGCTCGCACTCCCTCCGAAATTGCCCGCCACCGCCGCCGAGACGCCCCGGTACGAACGTCCGCCGGTGGCCCCCGGACGCATCTTGGCCGTTGATGATAATCCGCTCAATTGCCAAGTATTGGAACGATTCTTGGGCCGATTGGGGCATTGCGTCGTCGCGGTGGAGAGCGGCGAACTCGCCCTCACCCGCGTGCGCTCCGAGCCGTTCGATCTGATCCTGCTCGATATTTTGATGCCCGGACTCAACGGGTTTGAAGTGCTGGAACGGTTGAAATCCGACCCGCAGTTGCGGTATCTGCCAGTGATTATGATTACCGCAATTGACGATCTGGACAGCGTGGCCGCCTGCATCCGCGCCGGTGCCGAAGATTATCTCCCCAAGCCATTCAAACCCGATCTGTTGGAAGCACGAGTCGGCGCGTGTCTGGAAAAGAAACGGCTGCGCGACCGCGAAGTGGATTTCCTACTGCAAATCCAACGGGAGAAAGATCGCTACAACCAGTTGCTGCTGTCCATGCTCCCCGAACCGATCGTCGCGGAACTCAAACAGACCGAGACGGTGCTGCCCCGCCGATACGAACATGTCGCCGTTCTGTTCGCCGACATTGTCGGGTTCACCCGGTATTGCGATCGCTTCCCGCCCGAAGAAGTCGTGCCGCTCCTAAAAAATATCGTCGCGGAATTTGAGCGGGCGGCACTCTCCGTCGGGGTGCAGAAAATCAAGACGGTCGGCGATGCGTTTGTCGCCGTCGCCGGACTCCTCGCCCCGGTCCGCAATCCCGTGCGGGCCTGTGTGGAATTCGGGGAAAAAATGCTCGCCATCGCCCAGCAACTTCCCCCGCATTGGCAGTTACGCATCGGCATTCACTGCGGTTCTCTGGTGGCAGGATTACTCGGCACCCGGTACGACTTATTCGATGTCTGGGGCGATACCGTGAACACCGCCGCCCGCATCGAATCAAACGGCCAACCCGGTGCGATTATTCTCAGCAAAGACGCCTGGGAATGGATCGCCAACGAAGCCGACGGACAACCGCTTGGTTCGGTCGTCCTCAAAGGCAAAGGCGAATTCCTGCTGATGAAATGCGATCGACTCCACCCGCTTCCCGATGCTCCCACGGTTCGCTCATGA
- a CDS encoding NUDIX hydrolase, with translation MIVGPNDYPAAHAYRFCPHCGNPLQPIQDGDRPRLHCPHDDWTWYPSPAVASTVVVELPSGILLLRRAIPPDIGIWHLPIGHVEYGERPDEAAHREVWEETGLRLSQLEFLDIEFGQSRSDPRLHYHVYCYAATCDTDAVQLNDENDGVQILPFESIPPLKWRSQRRALAAWSARRAGQPWQPTQAWE, from the coding sequence ATGATTGTCGGACCAAACGACTACCCAGCGGCACACGCGTATCGCTTCTGTCCTCATTGTGGCAATCCGCTGCAACCCATTCAGGACGGTGATCGTCCTCGGTTGCATTGTCCGCACGATGATTGGACCTGGTACCCTTCCCCCGCCGTGGCATCCACCGTCGTCGTCGAACTTCCTTCGGGGATTCTGCTGCTGCGCCGCGCGATTCCCCCCGATATTGGCATTTGGCATCTGCCGATTGGTCACGTCGAATACGGCGAACGACCGGATGAAGCCGCCCATCGGGAAGTTTGGGAAGAAACCGGCTTGCGATTATCGCAACTCGAATTCCTGGACATCGAATTCGGCCAATCGCGATCCGATCCCCGGCTGCATTATCACGTCTACTGCTACGCCGCCACCTGCGACACCGACGCGGTCCAGCTCAACGACGAAAACGACGGGGTGCAGATTCTGCCATTCGAGTCGATTCCCCCACTCAAATGGCGTTCGCAACGACGGGCACTAGCCGCCTGGAGCGCTCGCCGCGCGGGTCAGCCTTGGCAGCCGACTCAAGCCTGGGAATAA
- a CDS encoding ABC transporter permease translates to MDTYRQILGIDPREQVNLGLIQLESPEQLATCLPRLQAEMPPDVQILSRDELFTKEQRHWIQGTSIGIIFVLGVLVAFVVGVVFVYQVMSSDITSRLGEFATLKAMGYTNGFIGRVVLQQAAFLAILSYLISLVLAVGLYELTRQLAGLPMQMTWQILVMVLLLGLGMCSLSGLIALQKVRRADPADLF, encoded by the coding sequence ATGGATACCTACCGGCAGATTCTCGGAATCGATCCACGCGAGCAAGTCAATCTCGGGCTGATTCAACTGGAATCGCCCGAGCAGTTGGCCACCTGCCTGCCACGTCTGCAAGCCGAGATGCCCCCAGATGTCCAAATCCTCAGCCGCGACGAATTATTCACCAAAGAGCAACGACACTGGATTCAAGGGACATCCATTGGCATTATCTTTGTTTTGGGGGTGCTGGTGGCCTTTGTGGTCGGCGTGGTGTTCGTCTATCAAGTCATGTCCAGTGACATCACCAGCCGCCTGGGGGAATTTGCGACCCTGAAGGCGATGGGCTACACCAACGGGTTCATTGGCCGAGTGGTGCTGCAACAAGCCGCATTCCTGGCGATTCTGAGCTATTTGATCTCGCTGGTGCTCGCCGTGGGACTGTACGAACTCACCCGACAACTCGCTGGCCTGCCCATGCAAATGACCTGGCAAATTTTGGTGATGGTGCTATTGTTAGGGCTCGGGATGTGTTCGCTGTCCGGCCTGATTGCTCTGCAAAAAGTGCGGCGTGCCGATCCCGCCGATTTATTTTAG
- a CDS encoding response regulator, giving the protein MKILLVEDTELNIDLITRRLQKRKYETVVATDGQSGFNLAHSEKPDLILMDVGLPDMDGWEVTRRLKADPETAAIPIIILTASAMSEHRQKSIEAGCDDFEGKPIDFPALFSKIETLLQKRTG; this is encoded by the coding sequence ATGAAAATTCTGCTGGTGGAAGACACCGAACTGAATATCGACCTGATCACCCGCCGCCTGCAAAAGCGCAAATACGAAACCGTGGTGGCCACCGATGGGCAGTCCGGGTTCAATCTCGCGCATTCGGAGAAGCCCGACCTGATTCTCATGGATGTCGGGTTGCCGGATATGGATGGCTGGGAAGTCACCCGACGATTGAAGGCCGATCCCGAAACCGCGGCGATTCCGATCATCATTCTGACCGCCAGCGCCATGAGCGAACATCGCCAAAAATCGATCGAGGCCGGATGCGACGATTTCGAGGGCAAACCCATCGATTTTCCCGCATTGTTTAGCAAAATCGAAACTCTGTTGCAAAAGCGCACCGGATGA
- a CDS encoding HlyD family efflux transporter periplasmic adaptor subunit: MATPLGLVIALLGLFLGGYATWQLQSLKPATAPSGSPAASGAAPSTSTSASAESASVPSQGIFALAKLEPEGGILQIGGLPGDRILEIMVQPGQEVRENQPLIRLASYEVADAELALLDAQKQRGEDLRRIIQDSAQAQDAEAQAKIAQARASGKIDLQLADKKIQLLEGQTASAQDLLARLQQSGQSRLEIEKQDSLLKQLQSELESARISRQHAVEAAERSERLAELQRTSARKNVDRLLMEIPAPLPEAVRLATLRRRNGEINAPIAGKILSLSARRGELVGQFPLMQLADTKRMIAIAEVYETSKAELEQWLKQGGVRAELESALIREMVPEKKLTGTVQRVGSMIGRNQLMPLDPVQDADRRIFEVRVLLDQPDLASRMIHHQATIRLLPKQAEPAAR, translated from the coding sequence TTGGCGACCCCGCTCGGCCTGGTGATCGCTCTGTTGGGGCTGTTTCTGGGCGGATACGCGACCTGGCAATTGCAGTCGCTCAAACCCGCGACCGCACCCAGCGGATCGCCCGCGGCATCCGGCGCGGCTCCATCGACCAGCACATCGGCATCCGCCGAATCGGCCAGCGTTCCATCCCAGGGAATCTTTGCACTGGCCAAACTGGAACCCGAAGGCGGAATTCTGCAAATTGGCGGACTGCCCGGCGATCGCATTCTCGAAATCATGGTCCAGCCTGGCCAAGAAGTGCGGGAAAATCAACCGCTGATTCGTTTGGCCAGCTACGAAGTCGCCGATGCCGAGTTGGCGCTCTTGGATGCTCAGAAACAACGCGGGGAAGATCTTCGCCGCATCATCCAGGATTCCGCCCAAGCCCAAGACGCCGAAGCTCAAGCGAAAATTGCCCAAGCCCGTGCCAGCGGCAAAATCGATCTGCAACTGGCGGATAAAAAGATTCAATTGCTCGAAGGGCAAACCGCATCCGCCCAGGATCTGTTGGCACGCCTGCAACAATCGGGGCAATCGCGGCTCGAAATCGAGAAGCAAGATTCGCTGTTGAAACAACTGCAATCGGAACTGGAATCAGCCCGCATCAGTCGGCAGCACGCCGTGGAAGCCGCCGAGCGCTCCGAACGATTGGCCGAGTTGCAACGCACCAGTGCCCGCAAGAATGTGGATCGGCTGCTGATGGAAATCCCGGCCCCACTCCCTGAAGCGGTGCGGCTGGCAACCTTGCGCCGTCGCAACGGAGAAATCAATGCCCCCATCGCGGGCAAGATTCTGTCGCTGTCCGCACGTCGCGGCGAATTGGTGGGGCAATTTCCGCTGATGCAACTGGCGGATACCAAGCGCATGATCGCCATTGCGGAAGTCTACGAAACCAGCAAGGCCGAATTGGAACAATGGCTCAAGCAAGGCGGCGTGCGGGCTGAACTGGAAAGTGCGCTGATCCGCGAAATGGTGCCCGAAAAGAAACTCACCGGCACCGTGCAACGGGTTGGCTCCATGATTGGCCGCAATCAGCTCATGCCGCTCGACCCCGTGCAGGACGCCGACCGGCGCATCTTCGAGGTCCGTGTGTTGCTGGATCAACCGGACTTGGCGAGTCGAATGATTCATCACCAGGCGACCATTCGATTGCTGCCCAAGCAAGCCGAACCCGCAGCTCGCTAA
- a CDS encoding two-component system sensor histidine kinase NtrB, whose product MTTPYPCLEMCPHSPRVIGPAPATILQATREFLDRHPNPSSGSVLLMDLLASLVNLLQCSGGAVWEMTAEPPDQMVPRLLLGIRKPQESETWGMLGFPRMSPADLARLEQLITPVLMGGPPLFLTLRHSDAEQPAQSQMLPVERLLVLPLEYHGVRFGVLLLVNVPELPEPGWPTVLDPLLTACGTLINWSSARPTNPARPGTPFSRFSVRAELPNRQSSLARMAGGFSHDFNNLLTSIMGYAELTLMELPIDSPFVRNLQEILHTSYRAANLTRQLMLLSGRGCFAMMALDIHEQIDRAIDLLRDRISPTIQFRRNYFEANHTIAGDPEALITVFEHLFMNAVEGLGTRPGEIQCSTVWFEELGEEIDWSLPPASPHQPGALVSILDSGIGIPPEHLDFVFDPYFSTKFAGRGLGLAIVWGVMRSHGGGIQIRSKPGHGTQVDLFFPHRYNS is encoded by the coding sequence ATGACCACTCCCTATCCCTGCTTGGAAATGTGCCCGCATTCGCCGCGCGTGATAGGGCCCGCACCGGCCACCATACTTCAGGCCACACGAGAATTTTTAGATCGGCATCCGAATCCCTCCAGTGGTTCGGTTCTGCTCATGGATCTGCTCGCCAGTTTGGTCAACCTGCTGCAATGCAGCGGGGGCGCGGTCTGGGAGATGACCGCCGAACCACCCGACCAAATGGTGCCACGGTTGCTGCTGGGCATCCGCAAACCCCAAGAGAGCGAAACCTGGGGCATGCTGGGCTTTCCCCGCATGAGTCCCGCCGATCTGGCCCGACTCGAACAATTGATTACCCCCGTGCTCATGGGCGGACCGCCGCTCTTTCTCACGCTCCGCCACAGCGATGCCGAGCAACCTGCCCAATCGCAAATGCTCCCGGTCGAGCGATTGCTCGTGTTGCCGCTGGAGTATCACGGTGTCCGGTTTGGCGTGCTGCTGCTGGTGAACGTCCCCGAACTTCCCGAACCGGGCTGGCCCACGGTGTTGGACCCGCTGCTGACCGCTTGTGGCACGCTCATCAATTGGTCCTCGGCGCGGCCCACAAATCCGGCCCGCCCCGGCACCCCATTTTCGCGATTCAGCGTCCGCGCAGAGCTGCCCAACCGGCAAAGTAGTTTGGCACGCATGGCCGGTGGATTTTCGCACGATTTCAATAACCTGCTCACCAGCATTATGGGATATGCCGAACTGACGTTGATGGAACTCCCCATCGATTCGCCGTTCGTGCGCAACCTGCAAGAAATTCTGCACACGTCGTATCGCGCGGCCAACCTCACCCGGCAACTGATGCTGCTCTCCGGGCGAGGCTGCTTTGCCATGATGGCCTTGGACATCCACGAGCAAATCGACCGCGCCATCGATTTGCTGCGGGACCGCATTTCACCCACCATTCAATTTCGCCGCAATTACTTCGAGGCCAACCATACCATCGCCGGCGATCCCGAGGCGCTCATCACCGTTTTCGAGCATCTCTTCATGAACGCCGTTGAAGGATTGGGAACGCGGCCTGGCGAAATTCAATGCTCCACCGTGTGGTTCGAGGAACTCGGCGAAGAAATCGATTGGTCACTTCCGCCCGCCTCTCCGCACCAGCCCGGCGCGTTGGTCAGCATTCTGGATAGCGGAATCGGCATCCCTCCCGAGCATCTCGATTTCGTGTTCGATCCGTATTTCTCCACAAAATTCGCCGGTCGCGGTCTGGGATTAGCAATTGTCTGGGGCGTGATGCGCTCCCACGGCGGCGGAATTCAGATCCGCTCCAAGCCCGGCCACGGCACCCAAGTCGACCTCTTCTTCCCGCACCGATACAATTCCTGA
- a CDS encoding response regulator, whose product MRIGLGLKFSLAASLGVITATLITAYAFYRVAARVMTEHELVDLQDETALRGQELRAAISQVRADGYQLSGSQAARRVLRYVLPPIDPTIPPQDDAVELTRALGDFVKVGRDLFDRRPHFKGMQFLINSGPVPQELLALERTSQNGIEEIRESLQKRELDSRLASNEQLLAAFASTSGKLILSPLRRTPSTDPNHPVERDTDLPLELDAYIPVISSNPTRRENSVIRLRVDVDRLVVRLKRSPRHLVFLHDQCHQFLMHPKFLIPGTQDDPVTISADEQLERIIENAQKSILEGIGAGRFDQASLPRSPVAKDDSIQVLAAPHPWLVRSERLPPPNIVNRIEMDQRLGRLAEEFPEVRIGKLDPNASYIYLASHNQDAIREVQEKIRPGSSKELISNPNTICWEPPLACRTFAFQYVMIPLEEADPSVAAATPMKADAACETSLLPGQYFGLILAASIEEIDSEITRDMRSVMLWTLILGGGAALVAWLFSTFLIAPLKTMLDASQKLAKGEPVDLDITRKRGDEIGVLARSFADMANRVQSREEALRESETRMRAILLAAGDAIITLDDSGTIESANRAAVLLVGFTSESELVGMSSRQLIPRQEDIGATSAKIRTTEESLSELTSDLSSDSNLNFHRSVGITREFFIRSRQGRSFPVEATASEVMLPARRLIIVIIRDITERKRVEEQTKQMNEELDARVRIRTAELEQANHQLEQARDLALEAVRAKDSFVTNISHELRTPLTTIIGLSELQLEDFDPTNEDLEADLRKIKLQGDNLLGLVNDILDLAKIQAGKQIALDPTEFPMQTLVSELDSTLSVLVQKKNNRYTIEADATKLGVAFSDRKRIRQILTNLLSNAAKFTDNGRITLTADRTTELGTDWFVFRVRDTGLGMKPEELAHLFTPFYQADSSTSRKSQGTGIGLTITRQLCRLLGGDITVASEFGHGSEFTVKLPTRYIGSSNATRNETEEIRPPVMTEAPLTVPKDAKVLVIDDDPEVRELMGRNLSKVGFEVVFAENGEQGLLLARSIRPTAITLDAMMPGVDGWSVLAALKSDPKTSGIPIIMATICEERTRGFALGATDYLTKPIDWGRLAHILNGVLAKKGRSPILVVEDDFNIRDLTVRTLSRAGWQVLQACNGREALSLPVEEPPALILLDLMMPEIDGFQYVEELRARNQWTDVPIVVVTAAELTEADRSRLQGRVQQVLQKKAFGTQELMQQIVQRVARYADNPKGSGATP is encoded by the coding sequence ATGCGCATCGGTCTGGGTCTGAAGTTCAGCCTTGCGGCGAGCTTGGGCGTAATCACGGCAACGCTGATTACCGCGTATGCGTTTTATCGCGTTGCGGCTCGAGTGATGACCGAACACGAACTCGTGGATTTGCAGGACGAAACGGCGCTGCGCGGGCAGGAGTTGCGTGCCGCCATCAGCCAAGTGCGGGCGGATGGCTACCAATTGAGTGGATCGCAGGCCGCGCGACGGGTATTGCGCTATGTGTTGCCGCCCATCGATCCGACCATTCCTCCCCAGGATGACGCGGTGGAATTGACTCGCGCATTGGGCGATTTCGTCAAGGTCGGTCGCGATCTCTTCGATCGACGGCCCCACTTCAAAGGCATGCAGTTTCTGATCAATTCCGGCCCCGTCCCGCAAGAATTGTTGGCGTTGGAGCGGACCTCGCAGAACGGAATCGAAGAAATTCGGGAATCGCTCCAAAAACGCGAATTGGATTCCCGACTGGCAAGCAACGAACAACTGCTCGCGGCGTTTGCCTCGACCAGCGGCAAGCTGATTCTTTCCCCGCTGCGACGGACTCCCTCGACCGATCCCAATCATCCCGTGGAACGCGACACGGATTTACCGCTGGAATTGGATGCCTATATTCCCGTGATTTCGTCGAATCCCACGCGACGGGAAAATTCGGTGATTCGATTGCGGGTCGATGTCGATCGATTGGTGGTCCGCCTGAAGCGTTCGCCGCGGCACTTGGTGTTTTTGCACGATCAATGTCACCAATTTTTGATGCACCCCAAATTTTTGATTCCTGGCACGCAGGATGATCCGGTCACGATTTCCGCCGATGAGCAACTGGAGCGAATCATCGAGAATGCGCAAAAAAGCATTCTCGAAGGCATCGGCGCGGGCCGATTCGATCAGGCATCGCTGCCTCGCAGTCCAGTGGCCAAAGATGACTCGATTCAGGTGTTGGCGGCCCCGCATCCGTGGTTGGTGCGAAGCGAGCGACTCCCACCTCCGAACATCGTCAATCGCATCGAAATGGACCAGCGTTTGGGCCGATTGGCCGAGGAATTCCCCGAAGTGCGCATCGGCAAGCTGGACCCGAACGCATCGTACATCTATCTGGCATCGCATAATCAAGATGCGATTCGTGAGGTACAGGAAAAAATTCGGCCGGGTAGCAGCAAAGAGCTGATTTCCAACCCCAATACCATCTGTTGGGAGCCGCCGCTGGCGTGCCGAACCTTCGCGTTTCAATATGTGATGATTCCGCTGGAAGAGGCCGATCCGAGTGTTGCTGCGGCGACGCCGATGAAGGCCGATGCCGCCTGCGAAACAAGCCTGCTTCCCGGCCAATACTTTGGCCTCATTTTGGCGGCGAGCATTGAAGAAATTGATAGCGAAATCACCCGCGATATGCGTAGCGTCATGCTCTGGACGCTGATTCTGGGGGGTGGCGCTGCGCTCGTGGCGTGGCTATTTTCCACCTTCTTGATCGCACCGCTGAAAACCATGTTGGACGCCAGCCAGAAATTGGCCAAAGGCGAGCCGGTCGATCTGGACATCACCCGAAAGCGCGGCGACGAAATTGGCGTGCTGGCACGCAGTTTCGCAGACATGGCCAACCGCGTGCAGAGCCGCGAAGAAGCCCTGCGCGAAAGCGAAACACGCATGCGGGCAATTCTTCTCGCAGCCGGCGATGCGATTATCACGCTGGATGACAGCGGCACGATCGAATCGGCGAATCGGGCGGCCGTGCTGCTCGTCGGATTCACGTCCGAAAGCGAACTCGTGGGCATGTCCTCTCGCCAGTTGATTCCGCGCCAGGAAGATATCGGGGCAACCTCGGCGAAGATCCGCACCACGGAAGAATCGCTCAGCGAACTCACCAGCGATCTGTCCAGCGATTCCAACCTCAATTTTCATCGCTCGGTGGGCATTACGCGGGAGTTTTTCATCCGCTCACGGCAGGGTCGCAGCTTCCCGGTTGAGGCCACCGCAAGCGAGGTGATGCTGCCCGCTCGCCGACTGATCATCGTCATCATTCGGGACATCACCGAACGAAAGCGAGTCGAAGAACAGACCAAGCAGATGAACGAAGAACTCGATGCTCGGGTTCGCATTCGCACCGCCGAGTTGGAACAGGCGAATCATCAATTGGAGCAAGCGCGCGACCTGGCGCTGGAAGCGGTGCGGGCCAAAGATTCCTTCGTGACCAACATCAGCCACGAACTGCGCACGCCGTTGACAACCATCATCGGCCTGAGCGAACTTCAGTTGGAAGATTTCGACCCCACCAATGAGGATTTGGAAGCCGACCTGCGAAAGATCAAACTGCAGGGCGACAATCTTCTGGGGCTGGTGAACGACATTCTCGATTTGGCGAAGATCCAGGCTGGCAAGCAAATTGCGCTCGATCCGACCGAGTTTCCGATGCAGACGTTGGTTTCCGAACTCGATTCCACACTGAGCGTGTTGGTTCAGAAAAAGAACAACCGATACACCATCGAAGCGGATGCGACGAAACTGGGAGTGGCGTTCTCGGATCGCAAGCGGATTCGGCAGATTCTGACAAATCTGCTTTCCAACGCGGCGAAATTCACCGACAATGGGCGAATCACCCTGACCGCCGATCGAACGACGGAGCTGGGAACCGATTGGTTCGTATTTCGGGTGCGCGATACCGGTTTGGGCATGAAACCGGAGGAATTGGCTCATTTATTCACGCCCTTCTATCAAGCCGATTCATCCACGTCGCGCAAAAGTCAAGGGACCGGAATTGGGCTGACGATCACCCGACAATTATGTCGGCTGCTGGGAGGAGATATCACGGTTGCCAGCGAATTTGGCCACGGTTCGGAATTCACGGTCAAACTCCCGACCCGGTACATCGGCAGCAGTAACGCCACGCGCAACGAGACCGAAGAAATCCGTCCGCCGGTGATGACCGAAGCACCCCTCACGGTGCCCAAAGATGCCAAAGTGCTGGTGATTGACGATGATCCGGAAGTTCGAGAGTTGATGGGCCGCAATCTGAGTAAGGTCGGTTTCGAGGTCGTTTTTGCGGAGAATGGCGAGCAAGGCTTGCTGCTTGCGCGATCGATTCGGCCCACGGCAATCACCCTGGATGCGATGATGCCCGGCGTGGACGGCTGGTCCGTGTTGGCCGCGTTGAAATCTGATCCCAAGACATCGGGGATTCCGATTATCATGGCCACCATTTGCGAGGAACGCACGCGCGGATTCGCTCTGGGAGCTACCGATTATCTCACGAAACCGATTGATTGGGGGCGACTGGCGCACATTCTCAACGGCGTGCTGGCCAAGAAGGGACGCAGCCCGATTCTGGTGGTGGAAGATGATTTCAACATCCGCGATCTGACCGTGCGAACGCTGTCTCGCGCTGGCTGGCAAGTGTTGCAGGCCTGCAACGGACGCGAAGCGCTGAGTCTGCCCGTTGAAGAGCCGCCCGCGCTGATTCTGCTGGATCTGATGATGCCGGAAATCGATGGATTCCAATACGTTGAAGAATTGCGGGCGAGGAATCAATGGACAGATGTGCCCATTGTGGTCGTGACTGCGGCCGAACTGACGGAGGCCGATCGGAGCCGACTCCAAGGGCGGGTTCAGCAAGTGCTGCAAAAGAAAGCCTTTGGCACGCAAGAACTGATGCAGCAAATCGTGCAGCGCGTCGCACGATACGCCGACAATCCCAAGGGCAGCGGAGCAACCCCATGA